From the Paraflavitalea soli genome, the window AGCAATATCACCAACAAGGAAGGCAATACCAGTACCTTTGCCAGCACACCCCTGCCTCTTGCAGACAAGCTGGCGACCGACTTTTCCCTGATCGAGCACCTCACCCGGATCTATCCCGTTGATGCCAATGCAACCAATGGCGTCAAGGAATTGCGCTTACACCAGGCTTTTACCGACAGCAACTTTTTCAACATATTTGGCTATACCCTGCAATCCGGCAATAGCCATACCGCTTTAACCTCACCCAACAGCATTGTACTGAGCAAAGAAATAGCAGAGAAGTTCTTTGGCAATTCCAATGCCATGGGACAGGTATTGACTTTTAGCGAACTGGGCGATTTCAGGGTTACCGGTGTCATGAATAAACCAGCCGGCAAATCACATGTGGAGAAAGACGCCTACCTGTCCATGAGTTCCGTTCCCCTGCTGGAGAAAACAGGTAAACTGTCTGCCAAACTGCGGCAATGGAACAATATCACCGATGCCTATACCTACGTGGTGCTTAAACCGCAGGTAAAGGAGAAGCAGCTTAGCCAGGCCGTTACTACCATTTCAAAAGACCTGGTAAAACAAAGCACCCTCACAGGAAAAGAGAACTATGCTTTTTCTGTACAGCCCCTCAACAAGATCATACTGAGCGAGGAAATGAACGCGCCCCTGGGCAATACCGGCTCACGCGGCAAAGTGATAGCAGAAATAGTGATTGCCTTAATCATTCTCTTATCAGCCTGTTTCAATTATACCAACCTGTCCGTAGCCCGCTCCCTCAAAAGAGGCAAGGAAGTGGGCATCCGCAAAGTATCAGGCGCCGTCCGCTCACAGGTGTTTACCCAGTTCGTCATTGAATCCCTGTTAACAGCCTTTTTGGCCCTCGTACTGGCCTGGCTGATGCTCAATATCATGAAGGGACAACCCTTCGCCCGTGAAATAACATCCGCCGATGAGCTCATCCTGGATGCAGGCACCTGCGTGTGGTTCCTCCTGTTCAGCCTGTTTGCGGGCTTACTCGCAGGTGTATTACCCGCCTGGGCCCTCTCTTCCTTTAAACCTGTTGAGGTATTAAAGAACCTCTCTACCGTAAAATTATTCCTGGGCAATAACTTCCGGAAAAGCCTCATCGTAGTACAGTTCACCCTGTCACTCGTGGCCACCATATTTACACTTACCTTTTTCCGCCAGTTCGACTATATGGACAATGCCGATCCCGGGTACAGGCAGGATCACGTCATCTCCATTCCCCTGGCCGCAGCCGGTCAGCCTTTACTGAAGCATGAGCTGGAGCAACTGAACGGTGTAACCAGCGTAGCAGCCATTTCCACCCTGCCTGGCAGGGAAGTGACCGGCCGCACAAGGGTGAGGTCCCAACCCGGCGCCGAACCCATTGCCATGGACTATTATTTTGCCGATCCCGGTATCTTCAATACCCTCCACCTGTCATTACTGGCGGGTACCAGCTTTCCACAGCAGGCCGATAGTGCACAGGCCGAGCAATACATTGTCCTCAACGAGCTGGCTTTGCAGCCCCTGCACATCACATCCCCCCAGGCAGCCATCGGCAAAAGCATCTGGATAGACGATAGCGTGCAGGTACAGATAGCCGGTGTAATGAAAAACTTTTCTCATCGCGGCCTGGCCGTACCCTTTATACCCCTGGTGATGCGCCAAAAGCCGGCAGCTTATCATTACCTGGTGGTTAGTACCGCCACTGCCTTACCCGCCAGCTTTCTCAAATCAGTAGAAAGCACCTGGAAAAAACAATTCCCCAACCAGCCTTTTGAAGGAAAATGGTTGCGCGAAGACTGGGCAGGCGGCAACAAAGTCAATGGTACCGTGGGTATGCTGGGTTTCCTTACCCTGATCACCATTACCATTGCCTCCCTGGGTTTATTGGGTATGGTGATCTATAGCACCGAAACCCGCCGCAAGGAGATCGGTATCCGCAAAGTAATGGGCGCCAGCATCGCCATCATCATGGCCCTCCTGAGCAGGAGCTTCCTGAAACTGCTGCTCATTGCCGGTTGTATAGCCTTACCTATTGGCTACTTGCTGGGTTTCTTCTTTTTAAACATATTTGCAAACCGGATCACCATAGGCGTAGACATATTACTGATCAGCTTTGCAGTTATGCTATTGATCGCATTAATGACTATTATTACGCAAATTTACCGGGTGGCAGCAGCCAATCCCGTCAATAGCCTGAGAAGCGAATAGCGGAGGAAGGCAAGCTGCGAGCGACGAGCCACGAGCAGCGAGCTAAATACAGTCAAGAAATTCGAAGCATAACTTGTCCCGCTCTGCGGGAAGGCTCGCAGCTCGAAGCTCACAGCTCGTAGCTGAACTTAGAACGATAAACAACAAATAGTAAACTAAAACAAATAGAATGTTAGAACTGAAACATATCTCCAAATGGGTTAATGTAGGCGGCAAACCTACCTTTCTGCTAAAAGACATTAACCTCACTGTCAATGCAGGCGAATTCCTGTCCATCATGGGTCCTTCCGGTTCCGGTAAATCTACCCTGCTCCACATCATTGGTATGCTCGATGATGCCAATGAAGGTGAATACTATTTCAACGGCGAGGCCGTGCACAGCATGAAAGAAAAACAACGTTCCCAGTTATACAAAAGACATATTGGCTTTGTTTTCCAGGCTTATCACCTCATTGATGAGCTCACCGTATACGAGAATATCGAAACCCCGCTCATTTACCAGGATATTAAATCCTCTGAGCGCAAAGCCATGGTAGCAGATATCCTCGACCGTTTCCAGATAGTAGGTAAAAAAGACCTCTTCCCTACCCAGCTTTCCGGCGGACAACAACAGCTGGTAGGCATTGCACGCGCCCTGATCGCCAAACCACAGTTGCTGCTGGCCGATGAACCTACAGGCAACCTCAATTCTAAACAGGGAGAAGACATTATGGACCTTTTCAAACAACTCAATAAAGAAGGTGTGACCATCATACAGGTTACCCACTCCGAAAAAAATGCAGGTTATGGAACACATACCATTAACCTCCTGGATGGAAGGATAGATAGTTAAAATCCCCAAACCTTAATTTACAAAAAAGAGAATAGAATGAAACCCGGTAAAGCCTTGATGATCTGTTATGCGGTAGTAAGCATGTCGCTGAACAGTTTGGCACAAAATACGCCCATGACACTGAAGCAGTGTGTAGATACGGCTATTGCCAATAATGTAGATGTTGTACGGAAAGACCTGCAAAGCCAGCGCGAACGCATCACCCTGAAACAAAGCAGGAACAACCTCATCCCCACCCTGGGCGGCAATATCGATCACACCGCCTACCAGGGCCGTAGTATTGACCCCGTTACCAATAGCTACGTGCAACAAAGTTACACGTCTGCAGGCTATAGCGCAGGCACTGATGTAACCCTCTTCAACGGGTTCCGTTTGATCAACAATATCAAAAGCGCCCAATATGCCTGGGAAGCCAGCCGCCTGGAATTGCAACAGCAGAAAGATCAACTGATGCTGGATGTGATACTGGCCTACCTCGATATCCTTACCAATGAGGACCTGGTAGAGCAATCCAAAAAGCAACTGGAAGTAAGCAGCAAACAGGTAGAACGCCTGGATATCCTGAACAAAGAAGGAGCTATCAAGCCTTCTGACCTGTATGATCTGAAGGGGCAGCTTGCCGACAACAAAATAGCCCTCATCAACAACCAGAATGCCCTCAACAGGGCTAAACTAACCCTGGCCCAGCTGATGAACCAACCCTATCGCGAAGACCTGACCGTGGAAAAACTCACAGCAGAACAGTTTGCGAAGGATTATGCCGGTACAGCAGGAGATATTTATAACGTAGCCCTCCAACAAATGGCGATTGTAAAGGCTGCCGACCTGCGCGTAAAAAGTGCAGAGAAAAATGTGAAAGCCATCCGGGGAGGTTATTTCCCCTCTATCGGATTTGGAGCTGGTATCAATACCAATTTTTCCAGCCTTGCCCAGGATGCCAACAATGTGAAGATCAAATATTATGATCAGCTCAGCAATAACTACCGTACCAACTTTGGCGTGGGCATCAGCATCCCTATCCTCAACAACTTCAGGGTAAGGAACAATGTGGCCCTGGCAAAGATCAACCTGAAAGATTTCGACGTCCTCACCCAGACCATGCGTATTCAATTAAAACAAAACATTGAGCGCGACCATCTGAACATGGAAGCATCACTCAACAGGTACAATGCACTGGTAGACCAGGTGGCTTCTTATACCGAATCTTTCCGTGTGGCCGAAGTAAGGTTCAACGAAGGTGCTGCTACTTCTGTAGATTATGTGATCGCTAAAAATAACATGGACCGCGCCAATATCAACCTCATCATTGCCCGGTACGATTATGTACTGCGCACCAAGATCCTTGATTATTATCAAGGGAAAATGCTTTACCAGTAGCAGGTAAAATCATATTCTTCTTACAGCATTTAAGTTATAAAATGCATGAATGCCGGGCTTTACCAAAAGCCCGGCATTTTTCTACCAGCTATTCCATTTTATGGCTTTCCGGAAAATGCAATATTATTTTTTCTAATTTATCCTTCCCTGGCTTTGATCTGACCAAATTAGATTGTACATTAGCAATACCCGTTAACGTAACCTGATTCTCAGATCATCCAGACCTATGTAAAGCTTCCCAAGGCTCAGTACTCGTTAATATCATTTCTCTCCTTTTTACAAACAGGGATTTAGTAGCTATCTCATGATTCAATCCTGATTAACCTTGTAGGTTGAATGGATCCTTTGCTATTGGTATATCCCAGATGAAGGCCTGGTTCTACTTATTTAACCCTAACTGCTATCTCCTATATGCATCCACATTCTTTCTATGCTTGTTTACGACCGGGCAGATCAGCCTTAATTACTTGCTATACTATAGCATTTTTGCTGTTTGGATGCTTTTTCTCCGCCCGGGCCCAGACGCCAACCATTACTTCCTTTTCTCCAACAACGGTATGCCAGGGATCATCAGTTACTATAACCGGAACCGATTTTACAGGCGCCACCAGTGTAAAACTGGGAAGTAATAATGCAGCTAGCTTCTCGGTCGCCAGTGCTACCACTATCACAGCCACGGTGGCTGATCTTTCTACAAGCGGAACAATAACAGTAACCACTCCCGCCGGTACAGCTACCAGCACTGGTGCTTTAACTATCCTGCCTGCGTCCAGGCCCGCTTTAACAGACATAGGCACGAAGGATGCTCCTTTTACCAATTGCGATGGCAATGCGGTTTACCAACTCATGGTAAGCAACAGTTCTACTATAACAGGCACAGGCAATATTTTCCAGATCAACTGGGGAGATAATACAGCCCTTTTTACACAAACAGATTGGCCGGCGGGCGCACAAACTACCCATACCTATACGAACCAGGGATACTATAACGTGGTCTTTACTATTACACCCACCAATGGCTGTACAAGAAGTGTTACCTACCGGTTTTATAATGGCCAGAACCCATTGGCCAGCTTTACCACTACCACTTCTACTACCGGGTTGTGCGTTCCCGCTGCTATTGAATTCCAGATTGGCAACTGGTATAATAACTCAGCCGGCACTACCTACCAGGTTAATTTTGGTGATGGAAGCCCCAATACTACTTTATCACATCCCCTGAATGGAACAAATACCACTCAGCTATTGTCGCACCCCTATACAACATCCTCCTGTCCAAACCCCGATTTTACAGCCACGCTAAAAGCCAGTAATGGCTGCTTCACCACTACCTATACACTCAACCAGATCATTATAAGAAAGAAGCCTGTTGCGGATTTTCTAACACCGACCATCCCCTTATGTATCAATACACCTGTTTGTTTTACAAACCAGTCAACGAATGGCTTCAGCGGCAACTCGTGCCTCACCACCACTACTTTTCTCTGGGATTTTGGAGACGGCACTACCTCTACCGCTGCCAGCCCTCCCTGCCATACCTATCCATCGGCTGGTACGTATACAGTAACCCTCACAGCCTCCAATCCAGCCTGCGGAAATGATGTCAAAACAAAACAGGTAACTGTACGTGCAATCTCCCCACCACCAGTGGTAGCTGCCACCCCGGTAGTTTATTGCATGGGACAGCCTGTCGTTCCTCTGACTGCAACAGGTACAGGATTACTTTGGTACACATCCGCCACCGGGGGAACAGGCGCTGCCACTGCACCCACCCCATCCACCAGTACGCCAGGCAGTATTACTTATTACGTAAGCCAAACCATACCCAATAATTGTGAAAGTGCAAGAATGCCGGTTACCGTCACCGTGAATGCTTTGCCCCCAGCGCCCATTGTAACCTCACCAATACAACTTTGCCAAAACCAAGCTGCGGCTCCCCTTACAGCCACAGGATCGGGATTATTGTGGTATGCCAACTCCACAGGCGGCACAGGATTCACCACTCCTCCCACCCCATCTACTGCCAGCACAGGTAGTACAACTTATTACGTGAGCCAAACAGTTAATGGCTGTGAGGGGCCAAGGGCATCTATCACAGCTACAGTGAATACATTAGCCGGAGCTCCTCTGGTCACCTCACCTGTTACCTATTGCCAGAATCAAACTGCAGTGCCTTTAACTGCTACCGGAACCGGCTTACGATGGTATACAAGTGCCACAGGAGGTATCGGCTCACCTGCTGCGCCCATTCCATCAACAGCTACGGCTGGAAGCACGGTCTATTATGTAAGCCAAACCACAGGATGCGGAGAAGGTCCCAGAGCTTCCATTACAGTGAATGTGAACGCAAGTCCATCCGCTGCTATTAGTTATACCCCCACTACGCTTTGTAATGTGGTTAATACTGCCACTACCCCTAACCTGCCGGTACCTGTAATACATACCGGTGCTACGGGCGGTACTTATTCGATAGCTCCGGCAACAGGGTTAACGATAAATGCAACAACAGGAGAGATCAATCCTTCGGGTGCTACAGCAGGCACTTATACCATCAGCTATACTATCCCAGGTACTGGTGGCTGCTCCAATTATATCACTACTGCTACTGTTACGGTAAGTCGTACGCCCACTGCCACCATCACGTACCCCGCCATTTGCACATCAGATGCTGCCACCAGTGTAACCCTTGCAGGAACTTCCGGAGGTATATTTACCTCCGACCCAGGCTTGGCCATCAATGCATCAACCGGAACCATTACACCGGGTACCAGTACACCCGGCAGTTATACTGTAACATATACTATTTTGCCCGCTGCGCCATGTCCTGGCTATACAACCACAGCCAATGTTACCATATCCCTGGCTCCATCGGCCGCTATTGCGTATAACCCATCCACCTTGTGTAATGTGGTTAATACAGCAACAACGCCCAACCTGCCGGTACCTATAGCACATTCCGGCACCATCGGTGGCACTTATTCCATAGCACCGGCAGCAGGCTTACCAATTAATACTGCAACAGGAGAGATCAACCCTTCAGGTGCTACAGCAGGAACCTATACCATCAGCTATACCATCCCCGGAACAGGCGGTTGCGCTAACTACACTATCAGCACAACAGTTACTGTAAGCAGTACGCCCATTGCCATTATCACCTATCCCGGCATTTGCACTTCAGATGGCGCTACCAGTGTAAGCCTTGCAGGAGCTTCCGGAGGTACATTTACATCTAGCCCAGGCCTGACCATTAATGCATTAACGGGCACCATTACACCCGGTACCAGCACACCTGGCAATTATACTGTAACGTATACCGTTTTGCCCGCTGCACCATGCCCCGGCTATACAACCACAGCCACTGTAACAGTAACACAGGCGCCATTAGCTGCTATTGCATACAACCCGGCCACCCTGTGTAATGTAGTTAATACTGCCACTACACCCAACCCGCCGGTGCCTGTAGCACAATCCGGCACTCCAGGTGGTACTTATTCAATAGCTCCTGCTACAGGCTTGCCGATAAATAATGCAACAGGAGAGATCAATCCTTCCGGTGCTACAGCAGGCGCCTATACCATCAACTATACCATCCCCGGCGCAGGCGGTTGCTCCAACTATACTGTTAAGACAACAATTACCGTAAGCAGCGCACCTGTTGCGACCATCAATTACCCCGGCGCCCCTTATTGCGGCAGCCTAAACACGCCCCGACAGGTTTCTCTTTCAGGAACTACGGGAGGCACGTTCAGTTCCACCCAAGGGCTATCTATTGATCCGACAACGGGCGCTATCAACCCGTCTTTAAGCACACCAGGCACTTATACAGTAACCTATACTATTGCTCCATCGTCACCCTGCCCTGGCTATGTGGCTACCACCAACGTAACCATCAATGAAAGCCCTGTTGTAAGCTTTCCCATTATTACGCAAAAGATCTGCTCTGGTGCAACAGCTGTTTTTGTACCTTCTTCCACAGTAGCCAACAGCGCTTATAACTGGTCCGTTGTCGGTTCATTACCTCCCAATATTTCCGGCATAAGTTCAGGAACTGCCTCCGGAGCCAATGCCACTATATCCCTGTCTTTTACCAATACCGGTACTACCAGTCAATCGTTAACGATACAGGTAATACCTGTGAACCCTACCCAAAGCCCCTGCGCCGGAGCGCCCTATACCCTCACCTTGATTGTAAACCCCATACCTCCCGCTCCGGTTAAGGATACCACTCATTTCTGTATGGGTGTACCTCCTGCCGCTCTACAGGTTGCCCCCGTACCAGGCACTACTATTAAATGGTATGATGCTAATCTGGTATTATTGGCTAATGCCCCAGTTATCAGCACCAATGTGCCAGCCAGGTTTATATATTATGTAAGCCAGACAAACAGTTATGGATGCGAAAGTCCGAAAACTGAGATCCTCGCCTTTGTTCATCCTACTCCTAAGATTGTTGGTTCGTCGTATGCCAACCCCACCATCTGTGGAGTACCATCAGGATCTATTGTCTTGAATGTGCTTGACCTGAACAACAATGCCATTCCGAATATGCCGGTTTTTGTTCACTATAATAAGTTTCAAACCAGCTATACTACGGCTGCCAGCACAGATGCCAGCGGAAAGATTACAATCCCGCTCACCGCAGGCACCTATTCCAATATATATGTAGCTACCACCAACGGATGTACCTCTCAGAAGATACCCGACGTATTTGTTTTAAAAGACCCTACCCCTCCCGAACAACCGGTGGCAGGATACAACCCTCCCATATGCAGTGAGCAATTATTGACGCTGACAGCTCTTACGCCCACCAGCACACAGGCAGGCCCCATTGATTATGTTTGGGCAGGTCCTGCTTTTGGTCCTTTTGCTGATACCATACCCAATTCAGTGGTTACCTTCCCCGCCGCAAAAATGTCGGATGCAGGTACCTATATTGTGTATGCTATCCAAAATAATTGTATCTCCCTGCCCACCAGCTTTGAGGTTACGATCAAACAATCCCCCTCCAAACCCGTGATCAATACAAGAACACCTTTGTGTGTGGGAGACAAGCTCTTTTTACAGGCATTTAGCACTATCCCGGGCAATGCAGGATTGAATTATTTATGGAAAGGGCCGAGCAGCCAATTTCCGGTCGCCTCACCTAATGTAACCATAGACAAGGTAAAAGTGGAAGATGCAGGCATATACTCTATTACTGTGACCTCTCCCCAAACAGGCTGTAGTGCTACCACCGACACTTTGATACAGGTGGGCGCTTATCCCATTGTACAATTTGCACAAGACACGCTGACCTTACCTACAGGATACCTGTTGAAACTCGCACCAGTAATTACCAATGCGACTACTCCCGGTGTTTTGCCCATGAAAGAATACACCTGGGCCCCATCACAGGATATTGAATGCAATGATGCCATCTGCTCTTCACCCATGGCCACTATTAAAAACAATGTATGCTATTCAGTAAAGGCCACGAATATTTATGGCTGCAGTGGAAGTGATGTTATATGTGTGAAGGTCTTTTGCCAAAACACCCAGGTGTTTATTCCAAATGCGTTTGTACCACTTGGCAATATTCCGGAAAATAAGATACTGATGGTAAGGGCCTCAGGCATTGGAACGATTAAGTCTTTCAGGGTCTTTAACCGCTGGGGCAAGATGGTATTTGAAAGAAGCAACTTCCCACCCAATACGCCAGGCTTTGGATGGGATGGACGGGTAAACGGTAAGATGGCTGATACCGGCGTATACATTTATACTGTAGATGTTATTTGTGAAAACGGGGTTCCTTATTCTTATAAAGGCAATGTG encodes:
- a CDS encoding ABC transporter permease; the protein is MIRNYLKIAVRNLMRNKVFSFINIFGLGLSMAVCLLVILHVKDQLSYDKFHPQPGRTYRIISNITNKEGNTSTFASTPLPLADKLATDFSLIEHLTRIYPVDANATNGVKELRLHQAFTDSNFFNIFGYTLQSGNSHTALTSPNSIVLSKEIAEKFFGNSNAMGQVLTFSELGDFRVTGVMNKPAGKSHVEKDAYLSMSSVPLLEKTGKLSAKLRQWNNITDAYTYVVLKPQVKEKQLSQAVTTISKDLVKQSTLTGKENYAFSVQPLNKIILSEEMNAPLGNTGSRGKVIAEIVIALIILLSACFNYTNLSVARSLKRGKEVGIRKVSGAVRSQVFTQFVIESLLTAFLALVLAWLMLNIMKGQPFAREITSADELILDAGTCVWFLLFSLFAGLLAGVLPAWALSSFKPVEVLKNLSTVKLFLGNNFRKSLIVVQFTLSLVATIFTLTFFRQFDYMDNADPGYRQDHVISIPLAAAGQPLLKHELEQLNGVTSVAAISTLPGREVTGRTRVRSQPGAEPIAMDYYFADPGIFNTLHLSLLAGTSFPQQADSAQAEQYIVLNELALQPLHITSPQAAIGKSIWIDDSVQVQIAGVMKNFSHRGLAVPFIPLVMRQKPAAYHYLVVSTATALPASFLKSVESTWKKQFPNQPFEGKWLREDWAGGNKVNGTVGMLGFLTLITITIASLGLLGMVIYSTETRRKEIGIRKVMGASIAIIMALLSRSFLKLLLIAGCIALPIGYLLGFFFLNIFANRITIGVDILLISFAVMLLIALMTIITQIYRVAAANPVNSLRSE
- a CDS encoding ABC transporter ATP-binding protein, with translation MLELKHISKWVNVGGKPTFLLKDINLTVNAGEFLSIMGPSGSGKSTLLHIIGMLDDANEGEYYFNGEAVHSMKEKQRSQLYKRHIGFVFQAYHLIDELTVYENIETPLIYQDIKSSERKAMVADILDRFQIVGKKDLFPTQLSGGQQQLVGIARALIAKPQLLLADEPTGNLNSKQGEDIMDLFKQLNKEGVTIIQVTHSEKNAGYGTHTINLLDGRIDS
- a CDS encoding TolC family protein, which codes for MKPGKALMICYAVVSMSLNSLAQNTPMTLKQCVDTAIANNVDVVRKDLQSQRERITLKQSRNNLIPTLGGNIDHTAYQGRSIDPVTNSYVQQSYTSAGYSAGTDVTLFNGFRLINNIKSAQYAWEASRLELQQQKDQLMLDVILAYLDILTNEDLVEQSKKQLEVSSKQVERLDILNKEGAIKPSDLYDLKGQLADNKIALINNQNALNRAKLTLAQLMNQPYREDLTVEKLTAEQFAKDYAGTAGDIYNVALQQMAIVKAADLRVKSAEKNVKAIRGGYFPSIGFGAGINTNFSSLAQDANNVKIKYYDQLSNNYRTNFGVGISIPILNNFRVRNNVALAKINLKDFDVLTQTMRIQLKQNIERDHLNMEASLNRYNALVDQVASYTESFRVAEVRFNEGAATSVDYVIAKNNMDRANINLIIARYDYVLRTKILDYYQGKMLYQ
- a CDS encoding Ig-like domain-containing protein; amino-acid sequence: MLFGCFFSARAQTPTITSFSPTTVCQGSSVTITGTDFTGATSVKLGSNNAASFSVASATTITATVADLSTSGTITVTTPAGTATSTGALTILPASRPALTDIGTKDAPFTNCDGNAVYQLMVSNSSTITGTGNIFQINWGDNTALFTQTDWPAGAQTTHTYTNQGYYNVVFTITPTNGCTRSVTYRFYNGQNPLASFTTTTSTTGLCVPAAIEFQIGNWYNNSAGTTYQVNFGDGSPNTTLSHPLNGTNTTQLLSHPYTTSSCPNPDFTATLKASNGCFTTTYTLNQIIIRKKPVADFLTPTIPLCINTPVCFTNQSTNGFSGNSCLTTTTFLWDFGDGTTSTAASPPCHTYPSAGTYTVTLTASNPACGNDVKTKQVTVRAISPPPVVAATPVVYCMGQPVVPLTATGTGLLWYTSATGGTGAATAPTPSTSTPGSITYYVSQTIPNNCESARMPVTVTVNALPPAPIVTSPIQLCQNQAAAPLTATGSGLLWYANSTGGTGFTTPPTPSTASTGSTTYYVSQTVNGCEGPRASITATVNTLAGAPLVTSPVTYCQNQTAVPLTATGTGLRWYTSATGGIGSPAAPIPSTATAGSTVYYVSQTTGCGEGPRASITVNVNASPSAAISYTPTTLCNVVNTATTPNLPVPVIHTGATGGTYSIAPATGLTINATTGEINPSGATAGTYTISYTIPGTGGCSNYITTATVTVSRTPTATITYPAICTSDAATSVTLAGTSGGIFTSDPGLAINASTGTITPGTSTPGSYTVTYTILPAAPCPGYTTTANVTISLAPSAAIAYNPSTLCNVVNTATTPNLPVPIAHSGTIGGTYSIAPAAGLPINTATGEINPSGATAGTYTISYTIPGTGGCANYTISTTVTVSSTPIAIITYPGICTSDGATSVSLAGASGGTFTSSPGLTINALTGTITPGTSTPGNYTVTYTVLPAAPCPGYTTTATVTVTQAPLAAIAYNPATLCNVVNTATTPNPPVPVAQSGTPGGTYSIAPATGLPINNATGEINPSGATAGAYTINYTIPGAGGCSNYTVKTTITVSSAPVATINYPGAPYCGSLNTPRQVSLSGTTGGTFSSTQGLSIDPTTGAINPSLSTPGTYTVTYTIAPSSPCPGYVATTNVTINESPVVSFPIITQKICSGATAVFVPSSTVANSAYNWSVVGSLPPNISGISSGTASGANATISLSFTNTGTTSQSLTIQVIPVNPTQSPCAGAPYTLTLIVNPIPPAPVKDTTHFCMGVPPAALQVAPVPGTTIKWYDANLVLLANAPVISTNVPARFIYYVSQTNSYGCESPKTEILAFVHPTPKIVGSSYANPTICGVPSGSIVLNVLDLNNNAIPNMPVFVHYNKFQTSYTTAASTDASGKITIPLTAGTYSNIYVATTNGCTSQKIPDVFVLKDPTPPEQPVAGYNPPICSEQLLTLTALTPTSTQAGPIDYVWAGPAFGPFADTIPNSVVTFPAAKMSDAGTYIVYAIQNNCISLPTSFEVTIKQSPSKPVINTRTPLCVGDKLFLQAFSTIPGNAGLNYLWKGPSSQFPVASPNVTIDKVKVEDAGIYSITVTSPQTGCSATTDTLIQVGAYPIVQFAQDTLTLPTGYLLKLAPVITNATTPGVLPMKEYTWAPSQDIECNDAICSSPMATIKNNVCYSVKATNIYGCSGSDVICVKVFCQNTQVFIPNAFVPLGNIPENKILMVRASGIGTIKSFRVFNRWGKMVFERSNFPPNTPGFGWDGRVNGKMADTGVYIYTVDVICENGVPYSYKGNVTLL